A window from Candidatus Methylacidiphilales bacterium encodes these proteins:
- the fdhD gene encoding formate dehydrogenase accessory sulfurtransferase FdhD, which produces MISIATNPGVIHSSIHRFHNGASVVEEDELAVEAPLEIQLGYMSKGWRVHKSVSITMRTPGHDSELAAGFLLGEGIIAEPGHIERIETPADNVVRVDLQAQVRVDLRSLERHFYATSSCGVCGKASIAALRMGCGPQVVISGPIFFADAIHGLPGKLRETQEVFDRTGGLHAAALFNPSCELLCRREDVGRHNAVDKLIGARLLADEQPPFSDSLMLVSGRASFELMQKTLAAGIPILAAVGAPSSLAVDLAREAGATLLGFVRDGRFNIYTHPERIQS; this is translated from the coding sequence ATGATCTCAATCGCGACAAACCCAGGCGTCATTCACAGCTCAATCCATCGCTTCCATAATGGAGCGAGTGTTGTAGAGGAAGATGAACTGGCGGTGGAAGCGCCGCTTGAAATCCAGCTCGGCTACATGAGCAAGGGCTGGCGTGTCCATAAAAGCGTGTCGATTACCATGCGCACACCGGGGCACGATTCCGAACTCGCCGCGGGTTTTTTACTGGGCGAGGGTATTATCGCCGAACCCGGGCACATTGAGCGCATCGAAACGCCAGCGGACAATGTCGTGCGCGTCGATTTGCAAGCGCAGGTTCGGGTGGATTTGCGGAGCCTTGAGCGGCATTTTTATGCGACTTCAAGTTGCGGTGTTTGCGGAAAAGCTTCCATCGCAGCGTTGCGTATGGGTTGCGGGCCGCAGGTCGTGATAAGCGGCCCCATTTTTTTCGCGGATGCGATTCATGGTCTGCCCGGAAAATTGCGCGAGACGCAGGAGGTCTTTGATCGAACAGGCGGACTGCACGCGGCCGCGTTGTTTAATCCTTCGTGTGAGCTGCTTTGCCGTCGCGAGGATGTGGGCCGGCACAATGCGGTGGACAAGCTCATTGGCGCGCGCTTGCTCGCCGACGAGCAGCCGCCATTTTCAGATAGCCTGATGCTGGTGAGCGGCCGCGCGAGTTTCGAGTTGATGCAAAAAACGCTTGCGGCGGGCATCCCCATTCTGGCCGCCGTCGGCGCGCCTTCGAGCCTGGCGGTTGATCTGGCGCGGGAGGCGGGAGCGACATTGCTTGGATTTGTGCGTGACGGCAGATTCAACATTTACACCCATCCGGAGAGGATCCAGTCATGA
- a CDS encoding FdhF/YdeP family oxidoreductase, translating into MNEPRTPAPGVQSPEDSGSVRIGKSSKAAAGVPGVLQAGRFAWKEMGLVRSVRTLLKLNQKKGFDCQSCAWPTSDEGRHVFEFCENGAKAAADEATTKRITPDFFREHSVTDLAARSDYWLGQQGRLMHPMILREGATHYEPIEWDEAFKRIAAELNALGSPNEAAFYTSGRTSNEAAFLYQLFARQFGTNNLPDCSNMCHESSGAALSETIGIGKGCVMLEDFEKADAIFIIGQNPGTNHPRMLISLEAAKARGCAIVSINPLPEVGNFRFKNPQNFQNPLRALPTLLGKGTSLSNLWLQVQINGDLALFQGIMKEMLADEDRQPGSVFDHAFIREHTTGFDEFIEALRRTSWEEIMAGSGLTRESIRHAADIAVRSKRIICCWAMGLTQHKNAVATIQSVMNFLFLGGHIGRPGAGPCPVRGHSNVQGDRTMGIWERMGDAFLDRLGAEFGFQPPRDHGADTVDALKAMHEGRIKAFFALGGNFLSATPDTNFTAQALSKCRLTAQVSTKLNRAHLITGRTALILPCLGRTEIDRQAAGGQFVTVEDSMGIINSSRGHLEPASAHLLSEPAIIARLARATLCERGTVDWESLAGNYDRIRDSIERVVPGFERYNERIRLGVFHLPNPARDERRFGKGGRAKFTVHPIPVHTLAPGQFMMMTMRSHDQFNTTIYGLDDRYRGVFNGRRVVFLNAEDMAEAGLQQGQLVDLTSHFEGVERIAPHFFVAPYSIPRRCAATYFPEANVLVPINSVADRSNTPASKSVIITIAPSPDAEAIIADLARDLSNRS; encoded by the coding sequence ATGAATGAGCCAAGGACTCCGGCGCCAGGCGTGCAGTCGCCGGAAGACAGTGGCAGTGTCCGGATTGGCAAAAGTTCCAAGGCTGCGGCGGGCGTGCCCGGCGTTTTGCAAGCCGGACGTTTCGCTTGGAAGGAGATGGGCCTCGTGCGCAGCGTGCGGACGCTTTTGAAGCTGAATCAAAAGAAAGGTTTTGACTGCCAGAGTTGCGCATGGCCGACCTCGGATGAAGGGCGCCATGTGTTTGAATTCTGCGAAAATGGCGCCAAGGCCGCTGCCGACGAGGCGACGACGAAACGCATCACGCCCGATTTTTTCCGCGAACACAGCGTCACGGATCTTGCCGCCCGTTCGGACTACTGGCTCGGACAGCAGGGTCGGCTTATGCACCCGATGATTCTGCGCGAAGGGGCCACGCACTATGAACCGATTGAGTGGGATGAGGCGTTCAAGCGCATCGCCGCGGAACTCAACGCGCTGGGCTCGCCTAACGAAGCGGCGTTTTACACATCGGGTCGCACGAGCAATGAGGCGGCGTTTCTCTACCAGCTTTTTGCGCGGCAGTTTGGCACCAACAATCTGCCTGATTGCTCGAACATGTGCCATGAGTCGAGCGGCGCGGCGCTCAGCGAGACCATCGGCATCGGCAAGGGTTGCGTGATGCTCGAGGATTTTGAAAAGGCGGACGCCATTTTTATCATTGGACAGAACCCTGGCACGAATCATCCGCGGATGTTGATCTCGCTTGAGGCGGCCAAGGCGCGGGGCTGCGCCATCGTCAGCATCAATCCGCTTCCCGAGGTCGGAAACTTTCGTTTCAAGAATCCGCAGAATTTCCAAAACCCCTTGCGTGCCCTGCCAACGCTGCTTGGCAAGGGGACGTCCCTTTCCAATCTGTGGTTGCAGGTGCAGATCAACGGCGACCTCGCGTTGTTCCAGGGCATCATGAAGGAAATGCTTGCCGACGAGGATCGTCAGCCGGGCAGCGTATTCGATCATGCCTTTATCCGCGAGCACACCACCGGTTTCGACGAGTTCATCGAAGCCCTGCGGCGGACAAGCTGGGAGGAGATCATGGCCGGGAGCGGCTTGACACGCGAATCGATCCGCCATGCGGCCGACATCGCTGTGCGCTCGAAGCGGATTATTTGTTGCTGGGCGATGGGCCTCACGCAGCATAAGAATGCGGTCGCGACCATTCAATCGGTCATGAATTTTCTGTTCCTTGGCGGCCACATCGGACGGCCCGGCGCAGGGCCCTGCCCGGTGCGCGGGCATTCCAACGTGCAGGGGGATCGCACGATGGGAATTTGGGAACGGATGGGCGATGCTTTTCTTGACAGGCTTGGCGCGGAGTTTGGGTTCCAGCCGCCGCGCGATCACGGCGCCGACACGGTTGATGCGCTCAAAGCCATGCACGAAGGGCGGATCAAGGCGTTCTTCGCGCTCGGCGGTAATTTTCTCTCGGCCACGCCCGACACGAATTTTACCGCGCAGGCGTTGAGCAAGTGCCGCCTCACCGCGCAGGTTTCGACCAAGCTCAATCGCGCGCATTTAATCACCGGGCGCACCGCGCTTATTTTGCCCTGTCTGGGGCGCACGGAGATCGACAGGCAGGCGGCGGGCGGGCAATTCGTCACCGTCGAGGACAGCATGGGAATCATCAACTCCTCGCGCGGCCATCTGGAGCCTGCGTCGGCGCATTTGCTCAGCGAGCCGGCGATCATCGCGCGGTTGGCTCGTGCGACATTGTGCGAGCGTGGGACAGTCGATTGGGAATCGCTGGCCGGGAACTATGACCGCATTCGCGACAGCATTGAGCGCGTGGTTCCGGGATTTGAGCGCTACAACGAGCGCATCCGGCTTGGGGTGTTTCATCTGCCGAATCCGGCGCGGGACGAACGCCGGTTCGGGAAGGGTGGAAGGGCTAAATTTACAGTCCATCCCATTCCGGTTCATACGCTCGCTCCCGGCCAGTTCATGATGATGACGATGCGCAGCCATGACCAATTCAACACCACCATCTACGGCCTCGACGACCGCTACCGCGGCGTCTTCAACGGCCGCCGTGTTGTCTTTTTGAATGCCGAGGACATGGCCGAGGCCGGTTTGCAGCAGGGCCAGCTTGTGGATCTAACCAGCCATTTTGAAGGCGTCGAGCGGATTGCGCCGCATTTTTTTGTCGCGCCGTATTCGATTCCGCGCCGTTGCGCCGCGACCTATTTCCCCGAGGCCAACGTGCTCGTTCCGATCAACAGCGTGGCGGATCGCAGCAACACGCCTGCCTCCAAATCCGTCATCATCACCATTGCGCCCTCGCCCGATGCGGAAGCAATCATCGCGGATTTGGCCCGTGATTTGTCAAATCGGAGTTGA
- the prmC gene encoding peptide chain release factor N(5)-glutamine methyltransferase: MKILELINKTTEYFAQKGVESPRLQIELILSHVLKLPRMSLYLQFEQELKPGELDALRPLVKRRADREPLQHILGETPFYGLTLECGPQALVPRPETEVLVAWVAETLKNEPAGLLYDVGTGTGAIVLALAKHLPGWRLAATDTSPAALELAKRNQARNPSAEISWLQEDLLPVPDESHVIVANLPYLTSEEMTNLQPEVRFDPPLALDGGSDGLDPIRRLIARTRPTTSHIFLEAGASHGEPVSVLLRESGFATVKVREDLNQVPRFIHGKR; this comes from the coding sequence TTGAAAATCCTGGAACTGATCAACAAGACCACGGAGTACTTCGCGCAAAAAGGCGTCGAATCCCCGCGCCTGCAGATTGAACTTATTTTGTCCCATGTGTTGAAGCTGCCGCGGATGTCCCTGTATTTGCAGTTCGAGCAGGAACTCAAACCCGGGGAACTCGACGCCCTGCGCCCGCTGGTCAAACGCCGTGCCGACCGCGAACCGCTCCAGCACATTCTGGGAGAAACCCCTTTTTACGGACTGACGCTCGAATGCGGGCCTCAGGCTCTGGTTCCCCGTCCTGAAACCGAGGTGTTAGTGGCCTGGGTGGCTGAAACATTGAAAAATGAACCGGCTGGATTGCTGTACGATGTCGGCACAGGAACGGGTGCCATCGTTCTCGCCCTTGCCAAACATCTGCCGGGCTGGCGCCTGGCCGCCACGGACACCAGCCCCGCCGCGCTCGAACTGGCCAAACGAAACCAGGCGCGGAATCCCAGCGCTGAAATTTCATGGCTTCAGGAGGATCTCCTGCCTGTTCCGGATGAATCACATGTCATTGTCGCCAATCTTCCCTATCTCACATCGGAGGAAATGACCAATCTCCAGCCCGAAGTCCGCTTTGATCCGCCTCTGGCCCTGGATGGCGGGAGCGACGGCCTGGACCCTATCCGGCGCCTGATCGCCCGAACCCGGCCGACGACTTCACATATCTTCCTTGAAGCCGGCGCCTCCCACGGGGAGCCGGTATCCGTGCTCTTGCGGGAATCGGGATTCGCCACCGTGAAAGTCCGTGAAGACCTGAACCAGGTACCCCGGTTTATCCACGGGAAACGTTGA
- the coaD gene encoding pantetheine-phosphate adenylyltransferase: MRRAIYPGSFDPITNGHLDVVERALRLFDEVIIAVAQNSDKNPLFTLQERTDLVREAILALPEHKRLRIECLEGLLVDYAERREATAVIRGLRAVSDFEFEFQLALMNRKLNPRIETIFLMPKDNYTYLSSRIVKEIARLGGAIDCFVPKSVRTALKNKFL, from the coding sequence ATGAGACGCGCCATTTATCCCGGCAGTTTTGATCCGATCACCAACGGCCACCTCGATGTCGTCGAGCGGGCTCTGCGGCTGTTCGATGAAGTCATCATCGCCGTGGCCCAAAACTCCGACAAAAATCCGCTCTTCACCCTTCAGGAACGCACGGATCTTGTCCGGGAAGCCATCCTCGCCTTGCCCGAGCACAAGCGCTTACGCATCGAGTGCCTTGAGGGATTGTTGGTTGATTACGCAGAACGGCGGGAAGCCACGGCCGTCATCCGCGGGTTGAGGGCCGTATCCGACTTTGAATTTGAATTTCAGCTCGCCTTGATGAACCGCAAGCTGAATCCGCGGATCGAAACCATTTTTCTCATGCCAAAGGACAACTACACCTATCTCAGCTCCCGCATCGTAAAGGAAATCGCACGCCTGGGCGGCGCGATTGACTGCTTTGTGCCGAAATCGGTCCGGACGGCGCTCAAAAACAAATTTTTATGA